From the Streptomyces nodosus genome, the window GGACTCGTCGTCATGCTGGCCGGGCAGACCGAGTCGGGCGGTGGGCTGGCCCTGTTCGGCGTCCTCGTCGGCCTCCCGCTCTCCCTGTGGATCTCGATCCGGCTCTCGCTCGCCTCGCCCGCGCTGATGCTGGAGAAGCAGACCGTCCGCAAGGCGATGGGCCGCTCCGTCAAGCTGGTGCGCGGCTCGTGGTGGCGGACCTTCGGCATTCAGGTGCTGGCACAGATCATCGCGTTCTTCCTGAGCATGGTCGTCGCGATCCCCTTCACCCTGATCTCCGGGGTGCTCGACGCCGGTGGCCGCGGCGGCCCCGGCTGGACCTTCCTCATCATCACCGGGATCGGCTCGGTGATCGGGCGCATACTCTCGTTCCCCTTCACCGCCGGTGTGATCGTGCTGCTCTACATCGACCAGCGCATCCGCCGTGAGGGCCTCGACCTCGATCTGGCCCGCTCCGCCGGGCCGCAGGGCCACGGCGGCACCGCTCCCTCCCCGGCCACCTGGGGCTGATGCGGTGATTCCGACGGGGGGAGCAAGGTACGTCGTACCGGTGCTGTGGCACACGGGCGACGGACCACCGGTGACGGTCCCGCGCGATCCCGCGCGGGAGGCCGCCCGGCGTGAGCTGTCGAAGGGGATGTACCACCAGAACGACCCCGGGCTGCTGCAGCGCGCCCTGAGCGCCTTCTGGGACTGGATCGAAAAGCTCTTCGGGGCCGCCTCGACCGCGACCCCCGGCGGCTCGTTGGGCCTTCTCGTGATCGTGCTGGCGGTCCTGGCGCTCGCCGGGGCCCTGTGGTGGCGCCTGGGCACCCCGCGCCGCACGCCCGCCAGGTCCGTGACACTCTTCGAGGACCGGCCCAGAAGCGCCGCCGAGCACCGCGCGGCCGCCGAGGCGCACGCCGCCCAGGGCCACTGGAGCCAGGCCGTCCAGGAACGCATGCGCGCCGTCGTCCGCTCCCTGGAGGAGCGTGCCCTCCTCGATGTGCGTCCCGGGCGCACCGCCGACGAGGCCGCCTCCGAGGCCGGCCGGGCCCTGCCCGACCACAGGGACCGGCTGCGCGCCGCCGCCCGGGACTTCGACGACATCACATACGGCGGCCGGCCCGCGGGCGAGGAGACATACCGTCGGCTCTCCCTCCTCGACGACGATCTGCTGCTCACCAGGCCCCAGCTGTCCGGCAGCGCCCGCGCCGTCGGCCAGGACGTCCACCGGGGAGCCGCCGGATGACCACCGAGGCCGCCCTTCCCGCCACCTCGGCCTCGCCCACCGTGGGCCAGGTGTGGACCCGGACACGCGGGGTCCTGATCGCCGTCGTCCTCCTGCTGATCGGCGCCGTGGCGACGGCCGTCATCCGCTCGGGCGCCCAGTACGGCAGCCTCGATCCGCGCTCCACCGCCCCCTACGGCAGCCACGCCGTCGCCACGCTGCTCGCCGAACGGGGCGTCACCACGCGGGTGGTCACCACCCTCGACGAGGCACGCACCGCGGTCGGCCCCGACACCACCCTGCTGATCACCGTGCCCGACCTGCTGACTCCCCATCAGCAGCAACTGCTGCACGGCACGACCCGGGCCTCGGACGGCCGGACGGTCCTGATCGCGCCCCGGACCTCCGTCGACACCCTCGCCCCCGGCCTCCTGGCCGCCCCTGCCGCCGGCTTCGACTCCACGCTGCCCCCCGGTTGCCGCATGGCGGCCGCCCGGCAGGCGGGTGCCGCCGAGACGGGAGGGATGCGCTACCGCTCCCACGACGCCCGCGCCGACACCTGCTACCCCAGCGAGGGCCTGCCCACCCTGGTACGCCTCCCAGCCGCATCCGGAGACGGTGACACCGTCGTCCTCGGCTCGCCCCGGATCCTCTACAACGACCGGCTCGATGAGCAGGGCAACGCCTCCCTCGCCCTCCAGCTGCTCGGTTCCCGCTCCCATCTGGTCTGGTACCTCCCCTCGCTCTCCGACTCCTCGGCCTCCGACGCGGGCGAGGAGAGCTTCCTCGATCTGCTCCCCTCGGGCTGGCTCTGGGGAACGCTCCAGCTCTTCGTCGCCGCCGCCCTGGCCGCCTTCTGGCGGGCACGCCGACTCGGCCCGCTGGTCCCCGAGAAGCTCCCCGTCGTGATCCGTGCCTCCGAGACCGTCGAAGGCCGCGCCCGCCTCTACCGCAAGGCGAACGCCCGCGATCGCGCGGCCGCCGCTCTGCGCTCCACCACCCGCACCCGCCTCGCCCCTCTCGTAGGCGTCTCCTCCGCTCAGGCACACACGCCCGAGGCACTGCTTCCCGCGCTGTCCACACGCCTGGGAGGCGACGGTCACCCGCCCCTGCACGCTCTCCTCTTCGGCCCGCCGCCCGGCGACGACGCGGCCCTGATCGCCCTCGCCGACCAACTCGACGCCCTCGAAAGTGAGGTACGCCGTCCATGATGGACCCGACCACTGACACCGCCGGGTACACCGGGGACGCGAGCACCGCCCACGCGTCCCTGGAGTCCCTGCGCGCCGAGATCGCCAAAGCCGTGGTCGGCCAGGACCCCGCCGTGACCGGCCTCGTCGTCGCCCTGCTGTGCCGGGGCCACGTACTCCTGGAGGGGGTGCCCGGGGTCGCCAAGACGCTGCTCGTCCGCGCGCTGGCAGCCGCACTCGAACTCGACACCAAGCGTGTCCAGTTCACCCCGGACCTGATGCCGAGCGACATCACCGGCTCCCTGGTCTACGACGCCAGGACCGCCGAGTTCTCCTTCCAGCCCGGCCCGGTCTTCACCCATCTGCTCCTCGCCGACGAGATCAACCGCACTCCGCCGAAGACCCAGTCGGCCCTTCTGGAGGCCATGGAGGAGCGCCAGGTCACCGTGGACGGCACCCCGCGCCCGCTCCCCGAGCCGTTCCTGGTCGCCGCGACGCAGAACCCCGTCGAGTACGAGGGCACCTACCCCCTGCCGGAAGCCCAACTGGACCGCTTCCTGCTCAAACTGACGATCCCGCTCCCGTCCCGTCAGGACGAGATCGATGTCCTCACCCGTCATGCCGAGGGATTCGACCCGCGCGACCTGCGCGCCGCCGGCGTACGCCCCGTGGCGGACGCGGCCGTCCTGGAGAACGCCCGCGCCGCCGTCGCCGCCGTCACGGTCTCCCCCGACATCACCGGCTATGTGGTGGACCTCTGCCGCGCCACCCGCGAGTCCCCGTCCCTCGCCCTCGGGGTGTCACCCCGTGGCGCGACCGCCCTCCTCGCCACCTCCCGCGCCTGGGCCTGGCTGACGGGCCGTGACTATGTCACCCCGGACGACGTCAAGGCTCTCGCCCTCCCGACGCTCCGTCACCGGGTGCGGCTCCGCCCCGAGGCGGAGATGGAGGGGGTCACCGCCGACTCGGTCATCAACGCGATCCTCGCCCACGTCCCCGTCCCCCGCTGATGGCACTCACCGGACGCGCCGCACTGCTGGCGGCCCTCGGCAGTCTC encodes:
- a CDS encoding DUF4129 domain-containing protein, yielding MIPTGGARYVVPVLWHTGDGPPVTVPRDPAREAARRELSKGMYHQNDPGLLQRALSAFWDWIEKLFGAASTATPGGSLGLLVIVLAVLALAGALWWRLGTPRRTPARSVTLFEDRPRSAAEHRAAAEAHAAQGHWSQAVQERMRAVVRSLEERALLDVRPGRTADEAASEAGRALPDHRDRLRAAARDFDDITYGGRPAGEETYRRLSLLDDDLLLTRPQLSGSARAVGQDVHRGAAG
- a CDS encoding DUF4350 domain-containing protein, which gives rise to MTTEAALPATSASPTVGQVWTRTRGVLIAVVLLLIGAVATAVIRSGAQYGSLDPRSTAPYGSHAVATLLAERGVTTRVVTTLDEARTAVGPDTTLLITVPDLLTPHQQQLLHGTTRASDGRTVLIAPRTSVDTLAPGLLAAPAAGFDSTLPPGCRMAAARQAGAAETGGMRYRSHDARADTCYPSEGLPTLVRLPAASGDGDTVVLGSPRILYNDRLDEQGNASLALQLLGSRSHLVWYLPSLSDSSASDAGEESFLDLLPSGWLWGTLQLFVAAALAAFWRARRLGPLVPEKLPVVIRASETVEGRARLYRKANARDRAAAALRSTTRTRLAPLVGVSSAQAHTPEALLPALSTRLGGDGHPPLHALLFGPPPGDDAALIALADQLDALESEVRRP
- a CDS encoding AAA family ATPase, which gives rise to MDPTTDTAGYTGDASTAHASLESLRAEIAKAVVGQDPAVTGLVVALLCRGHVLLEGVPGVAKTLLVRALAAALELDTKRVQFTPDLMPSDITGSLVYDARTAEFSFQPGPVFTHLLLADEINRTPPKTQSALLEAMEERQVTVDGTPRPLPEPFLVAATQNPVEYEGTYPLPEAQLDRFLLKLTIPLPSRQDEIDVLTRHAEGFDPRDLRAAGVRPVADAAVLENARAAVAAVTVSPDITGYVVDLCRATRESPSLALGVSPRGATALLATSRAWAWLTGRDYVTPDDVKALALPTLRHRVRLRPEAEMEGVTADSVINAILAHVPVPR